The following proteins are co-located in the Vigna angularis cultivar LongXiaoDou No.4 chromosome 2, ASM1680809v1, whole genome shotgun sequence genome:
- the LOC108329401 gene encoding protein kinase PVPK-1: MGSPVNGLDSLAEVQNSVSVAHHDPPSTSGIPRPSRPPLSTSRNHGASSSQHNNYGMKTIHHQKHSYQEADSVERDEMQNMEKQHYNTNGKSEYVSLNKAVESCLGKNISKMETKLSIKQPLNASKNCDSSKGVVDGTKSNCQSEITFCPSPQNSFYSEAKESFGNTGVSECVSVDKSVESGEVTNSCEFNESRKTSICRGSTGSDVSDESSTSSLSSALYKPHKANDIRWEAIQAIRARDGVLEMRHFRLLKKLGCGDIGSVYLAELSGTRTCFAMKVMNKTELASRKKLVRSQTEREILQSLDHPFLPTLYTHFETETFSCLVMEFCPGGDLHALRQRQPGKYFSEIAARFYVAEVLLALEYLHMLGVIYRDLKPENVLVREDGHIMLSDFDLSLRCAVSPTLVKSSNSTLETKSSGYCIQPACIEPTCVIQPDCIQPSCFTPRFLSGKSKKEKKLKPKNDVQNQVTPLPELIAEPTNARSMSFVGTHEYLAPEIIKGEGHGSAVDWWTFGIFLYEILFGRTPFKGPANRATLFNVVGQPLKFPESPSVSFAARDLIRGLLVKEPQNRLAYRRGATEIKQHPFFHNVNWALIRCANPPEVPRQAMKALAAEKLPGVKPSGNYLDIDFF, translated from the exons ATGGGTTCACCTGTTAATGGATTGGATTCTTTAGCAGAAGTTCAGAATTCAGTTTCTGTGGCACATCATGATCCTCCTTCAACATCAGGGATTCCCCGGCCATCTCGGCCGCCGTTAAGCACATCCAGAAATCATGGGGCTTCATCCAGTCAGCATAATAACTATGGAATGAAGACCATCCACCACCAAAAGCATTCATATCAGGAGGCTGACAGCGTAGAGCGAGATGAAATGCAGAATATGGAGAAGCAGCACTATAACACAAATGGGAAATCTGAGTATGTGAGCCTCAATAAAGCTGTTGAAAGTTGTTTAGGAAAGAATATCTCCAAAATGGAAACTAAATTAAGTATCAAGCAACCGTTAAATGCTTCCAAGAATTGTGATTCGTCAAAAGGTGTTGTTGATGGAACAAAGAGCAACTGCCAATCAGAGATTACCTTTTGTCCAAGTCCTCAGAATAGTTTCTATTCAGAAGCCAAGGAAAGTTTTGGCAACACTGGAGTCAGTGAATGTGTTAGTGTTGATAAGTCAGTTGAAAGTGGAGAAGTTACTAATTCCTGTGAATTTAACGAGAGCAGGAAGACCAGCATCTGTAGAGGAAGCACTGGAAGCGACGTTAGTGATGAGAGCAGCACTAGTAGTCTGAGCAGTGCTTTATACAAGCCCCACAAGGCAAATGACATAAGATGGGAAGCAATTCAAGCCATTCGAGCCCGTGATGGGGTGTTGGAAATGAGACATTTCAGGTTATTGAAGAAATTGGGATGTGGAGACATAGGAAGTGTATATCTAGCTGAACTAAGTGGCACTAGGACTTGTTTTGCAATGAAAGTAATGAACAAAACTGAGTTGGCAAGTCGCAAGAAGCTTGTTAGGTCTCAGACAGAGAGAGAGATACTGCAGTCTCTAGATCATCCATTTCTACCCACATTGTATACACACTTTGAGACAGAGACATTCTCCTGCTTGGTAATGGAGTTTTGCCCTGGTGGGGACTTGCATGCACTCAGGCAAAGACAACCTGGGAAGTATTTTTCTGAGATTGCTGCCAG GTTTTACGTGGCAGAAGTTCTCCTTGCGTTGGAGTACTTGCACATGCTTGGGGTGATCTACAGAGATCTGAAACCTGAGAATGTGTTGGTGAGAGAAGATGGACATATAATGCTTTCAGATTTTGATCTCTCTCTAAGGTGTGCTGTGAGTCCAACACTGGTGAAATCATCAAACTCTACCTTGGAGACAAAAAGCTCTGGATACTGCATTCAGCCTGCGTGCATTGAGCCAACTTGTGTAATTCAGCCAGACTGCATTCAACCATCATGTTTCACACCACGATTTCTCTCGGGAAaatccaagaaagaaaaaaagttgaagCCAAAGAATGATGTGCAGAATCAGGTGACCCCTCTTCCCGAGCTCATTGCCGAGCCCACCAATGCTAGATCAATGTCCTTTGTGGGAACACACGAGTACCTGGCACCTGAAATCATCAAAGGTGAAGGACACGGCAGTGCTGTAGACTGGTGGACATTTGGGATATTCTTGTATGAGATCTTGTTCGGAAGAACGCCGTTCAAAGGTCCGGCGAACCGTGCAACGCTGTTTAATGTTGTTGGACAGCCCTTAAAATTTCCAGAATCTCCCTCTGTGAGCTTTGCTGCCAGGGACTTGATCAGAGGTTTACTTGTGAAAGAACCTCAGAATCGCCTTGCTTACAGACGTGGAGCAACAGAAATAAAACAACATCCGTTTTTTCATAATGTTAACTGGGCACTGATCCGATGTGCAAATCCCCCAGAGGTTCCAAGACAAGCCATGAAAGCACTTGCAGCTGAAAAGCTGCCTGGAGTGAAGCCTTCTGGTAATTATTTAGATATTGATTTCTTTTGA